The proteins below come from a single Cricetulus griseus strain 17A/GY chromosome 6, alternate assembly CriGri-PICRH-1.0, whole genome shotgun sequence genomic window:
- the LOC100753093 gene encoding uncharacterized protein C2orf78 homolog: protein MKEDNRRYLEETYPEERDKDVSEDKKYELHNKNNFQSAPFYGTECALRPSVPVLRNSTPSAGSVCNFSRVSTPAVSSAWLLPSDPSTCCQQLMDSDSLYQRAGTTMLTTLTDQSQISTSALSYPDALPWDLTGSTDRREAAFRDFTVTIIDQNTTLSSLSMTAQCDNILDPNALVPFYPTLSASLIQGTPPQVSNQGDSLAPSYQEGNQVYYYDHNSLGPVMAGELLQCLQAYGSVSYPGSQASTLQPEMVMVLKEIQPTNVQTSFSTSAIYYPRSAETMTDTSLQVVDMQTSLGLIPSGQTLCLLQSSDLCNACTQDAQIKTPPVDGDRSLTAPIHSPSEFLALPPAPALEQTENNNLDEMTANLSTSLDSYEGTTENQDSSLFPLVHPNVQQALHYTDAERIWQKPASDNATLGSSSLDQKELGSMQSVMGSGIDFADMTTMVADIHLPQVFNSLSDVDQFQDTTATQSKDVRSDQTQESPSIISVPSDQVRKGNQNASELLDGAPQVKNQCQDVVEGEGAEGSARASEGAIDNMAKHLDGTAQKSAHSRPRISRAQGQDKNKRTRENKTKKKGELKPSCPRVKAEEKPTIPKTKRTRNPPELSQDSFKKPRTHLGMHMLESVQVFHPLGKKSEKKMGISSSRALLNLSSNKDPRTGPATTSLLDVSCDGRGPAKTPGNAQRPESSAQKECPTLSQYELPPPGKVKLVPLPFPALDKPQARPLSRKLLSLASRKPTAAYAVRPHSHSAQSTTLKPSQPAPASISVTASDKTAVPTTTYATRPNTTNPIQSCTRAQSFVSRPAPYRASSHTSLQRELVSAARNKVPSPPKPQTQYLLQDFSRQPIPWRKVDIPGPTISQPITAEQRPEREAMKRRAQQDRENAAKYTSLGKLQLFLQREKDMEISRYYGYAM, encoded by the exons ATAATTTCCAAAGTGCACCATTCTATGGGACAGAATGTGCTCTGAGGCCCTCTGTGCCTGTGCTGAGGAATTCCACACCGTCAGCAGGAAGTGTGTGCAACTTTTCCAGGGTCTCCACCCCAGCTGTGAGTTCTGCATGGCTCCTGCCATCAGACCCCAGCACTTGTTGCCAGCAGCTCATGGACAGTGACTCCCTTTACCAAAGAGCAGGCACGACCATGCTGACTACACTGACTGACCAGAGCCAGATCTCTACCTCGGCACTCTCCTATCCAGATGCTCTCCCGTGGGATCTCACAGGAAGCACTGACAGGAGGGAAGCTGCATTCCGGGACTTCACTGTAACTATTATTGACCAGAATACCACACTCTCTTCCCTATCTATGACAGCCCAGTGTGATAACATTTTAGATCCCAATGCCTTAGTCCCTTTCTACCCAACATTGTCTGCCAGCCTTATCCAGGGCACACCACCACAGGTTTCAAATCAAGGAGACAGCCTGGCACCTTCCTACCAGGAGGGCAACCAGGTATATTACTATGACCACAACAGCTTGGGCCCTGTGATGGCTGGAGAACTCCTGCAGTGCCTGCAGGCCTATGGCTCTGTGTCCTACCCTGGGAGCCAGGCCTCTACCCTGCAACCAGAGATGGTGATGGTGCTAAAGGAGATTCAGCCAACGAATGTCCAAACATCTTTCTCCACCTCTGCCATCTACTATCCCAGGTCTGCTGAAACCATGACAGACACAAGTCTTCAAG TGGTGGACATGCAGACGTCCCTGGGATTGATACCTTCAGGCCAGACACTCTGTCTGCTGCAGAGTTCAGACCTCTGTAATGCCTGCACCCAGGATGCACAGATAAAAACACCACCTGTGGATGGGGACAGATCTTTGACTGCCCCCATCCACAGTCCTTCTGAATTCCTGGCCTTGCCTCCAGCTCCAGCCCTGGAACAAACAGAGAATAACAACTTGGATGAGATGACAGCCAATCTATCAACATCTCTGGATTCCTATGAGGGCACAACAGAAAACCAAgactcatcactcttccctttaGTACACCCCAACGTACAGCAGGCCCTGCATTACACTGATGCTGAGAGAATATGGCAGAAACCAGCTTCTGACAATGCCACCTTGGGAAGTAGCAGCCTGGATCAGAAAGAGTTAGGGAGTATGCAGAGTGTGATGGGGTCTGGCATTGACTTTGCAGACATGACTACAATGGTGGCAGATATTCACCTTCCCCAAGTCTTCAACTCCCTCTCTGATGTAGATCAATTCCAGGATACCACAGCAACCCAATCCAAAGATGTCAGGAGTGATCAGACCCAGGAAAGCCCAAGTATCATCAGTGTACCCTCTGACCAAGTGAGAAAGGGCAACCAGAATGCCTCTGAGCTGCTTGATGGAGCTCCTCAGGTGAAAAATCAGTGCCAGGATgtggtggagggagaaggagctgagggtagTGCTAGGGCCAGTGAAGGGGCTATTGACAACATGGCCAAGCACTTGGATGGCACAGCTCAGAAATCTGCACACAGCAGGCCCAGGATATCTAGGGCACAGGGCCAAGACAAGAACAAGAGaaccagagaaaacaaaaccaagaaaaagggGGAGCTGAAGCCATCTTGTCCCAGAGTCAAGGCAGAAGAGAAGCCTACCATCCCAAAGACCAAGAGGACAAGGAATCCACCTGAGCTCAGCCAGGACAGTTTTAAAAAGCCTCGCACTCACCTTGGCATGCACATGCTGGAATCTgtgcaggtctttcacccactggGAAAGAAGAGTGAGAAGAAAATGGGCATCTCCTCCTCCCGGGCTCTGCTAAATTTAAGCAGCAACAAAGATCCCAGGACAGGCCCAGCTACCACATCACTGCTGGATGTGTCATGTGATGGCCGAGGGCCTGCCAAAACCCCAGGCAATGCTCAGAGACCAGAGAGCAGTGCTCAGAAGGAGTGTCCAACTCTGTCCCAGTATGAGCTGCCCCCACCTGGGAAGGTCAAGTTAGTACCTCTGCCTTTCCCAGCCCTGGACAAGCCTCAAGCCAGACCTCTTTCCAGAAAGCTGCTTTCCCTGGCTTCACGAAAGCCCACTGCAGCTTATGCTGTAAGGCCACATTCCCACTCGGCTCAGTCTACCACACTCAAGCCATCCCAACCAGCTCCTGCCAGCATATCTGTGACAGCCTCTGACAAGACTGCTGTGCCGACTACCACCTATGCTACACGACCTAACACAACCAATCCCATCCAGTCTTGCACTCGGGCTCAGTCATTTGTCTCTAGGCCTGCCCCCTACAGAGCATCATCTCATACTTCACTCCAGAGGGAGCTTGTTTCTGCTGCCAGGAACAAGGTCCCATCACCTCCCAAACCCCAAACCCAGTATCTGCTGCAAGACTTCAGCCGCCAACCAATTCCATGGAGGAAAGTCGACATTCCAGGGCCAACCATCTCACAGCCCATCACAGcagagcagaggccagagagggaggCCATGAAGAGGAGAGCTCAACAGGATCGAGAGAATGCTGCCAAGTACACCTCTCTGGGGAAACTGCAGCTTTTCCTTCAGAGGGAGAAGGATATGGAAATTTCTCGATATTATGGCTATGCAATGTAA